Proteins encoded together in one Thermoproteales archaeon window:
- a CDS encoding ASCH domain-containing protein: MKIKHLLSGRKKAIIRVDNLGLKPGDEAYVHCGGYVLGRVKIKKISRKKLTELTDEDVRRDGFKNKEELVKVLKSIIPR, encoded by the coding sequence TTGAAGATAAAACATTTGCTCTCCGGAAGAAAAAAAGCAATCATTAGAGTTGATAATCTCGGCTTAAAGCCTGGAGATGAAGCTTACGTGCACTGCGGCGGATATGTACTTGGAAGAGTTAAGATAAAAAAGATATCTAGGAAAAAGCTGACTGAATTAACCGATGAAGATGTCAGGCGCGACGGTTTTAAAAATAAGGAAGAGTTAGTGAAAGTTTTAAAAAGCATTATCCCAAGATAG
- a CDS encoding lamin tail domain-containing protein: MNNKGISDTIAILLLIVVAVAASVILYMWITDYNLPSQSQEEALQSMLKIEAVEVEDDKLKVYVRNIGEFRVQIDTIYILSLSQTIITKLTPFEAPVEIEPGELAILVATSPVELDGNYLIQIESTKGVMSVFRAKIALKAKPVVLNEVEGNPPGVDRLGIEWIEIYNPSNQPFNLAGYEIWDSENHRLCTIGVDCVTRPDSTIIQPKSYMIVTGWTGYLIDNYDPDGVVLKDPRGKVVDKSPLFADSWSTAESMQRIPNGYGDWTFSLSTKGFANQLVKLYINEYEANPTGNDWNDEWVEIYNPNDFTIELSNLRVYNYDGNYRTISYSSFVPPHSYYVFTILGAMFTNDADGAILRSPYPGGRIYDDTGLLTDGEDNNKTWQRVPDGSKNWVFKEATKGASNG; the protein is encoded by the coding sequence ATGAATAATAAGGGGATTAGTGATACAATAGCGATCTTACTGTTAATTGTTGTAGCTGTTGCTGCTTCGGTTATTCTCTACATGTGGATTACTGACTATAATCTGCCTTCGCAATCTCAAGAAGAAGCTTTGCAGTCAATGCTAAAAATTGAAGCTGTAGAAGTTGAAGATGATAAGCTAAAAGTTTACGTTCGTAATATTGGCGAATTTAGAGTTCAAATAGATACAATATATATCTTGTCTCTATCGCAAACAATAATTACTAAACTTACGCCCTTCGAAGCTCCCGTCGAAATTGAGCCAGGCGAGCTTGCCATTTTAGTCGCTACTTCCCCCGTTGAGCTAGATGGAAATTATCTAATACAAATCGAATCCACGAAGGGAGTAATGTCAGTTTTTAGAGCGAAAATAGCATTGAAGGCGAAACCAGTCGTTTTAAATGAAGTGGAGGGAAATCCGCCTGGAGTCGATCGCCTTGGGATTGAATGGATTGAAATTTATAACCCAAGCAATCAACCATTCAACCTCGCTGGTTACGAAATCTGGGATAGTGAAAACCATCGATTATGCACTATTGGCGTAGATTGCGTAACACGGCCAGATTCAACAATTATTCAACCGAAAAGCTATATGATCGTTACCGGATGGACAGGGTATTTGATAGATAACTACGATCCCGATGGTGTTGTTCTCAAAGATCCAAGAGGTAAAGTCGTCGACAAATCTCCTTTGTTCGCTGATAGCTGGAGTACGGCCGAGTCTATGCAACGAATACCGAATGGCTATGGCGATTGGACGTTTTCACTCTCCACTAAAGGATTTGCAAATCAACTCGTTAAGCTGTATATTAACGAGTATGAGGCAAATCCTACAGGCAATGATTGGAATGATGAATGGGTTGAAATTTATAATCCGAACGATTTCACCATCGAGCTGAGCAATCTTCGCGTATATAACTATGACGGAAACTATCGTACCATATCATATTCATCGTTTGTACCTCCGCATTCATACTATGTGTTTACTATATTGGGAGCAATGTTTACTAATGATGCTGATGGAGCCATCCTTAGGAGTCCATATCCTGGGGGGCGTATATACGACGATACAGGCCTTCTGACCGACGGCGAAGATAATAATAAGACGTGGCAAAGAGTTCCAGATGGCTCGAAGAATTGGGTTTTCAAAGAGGCGACAAAAGGTGCGTCAAACGGCTAA
- a CDS encoding chloride channel protein — protein MIKGMHAIDEELRYFEKWVAISIIIGIISGLGAVIFHIAIELSIEFFLGNIAGYIPPRPGSDSVTFVLPQNNLLLILPPVIGGLLSGFLVFKFAPEAEGHGTDAAIEAFHYKEGAVRSRVPLIKLIASAITIGSGGSAGKEGPVAQIGSGFGSLLAEKLKLSPKDRRIALAIGVGSGIGAIFKAPFGGAIFASEVLYIMDFEPEVIPPAFIASLISYIIMGLYSGWSHVFWAPSLTNIAGEIYNLPTLLLFAILGFINGIVGIIYVKTFYGVRSLFRRLEGVPDILKPAIGGLFTGIIGVFFPYILESSYGWLQMLINGNFEYIPIYVLILLPFLKILATSLSISSGGSGGVFAPALVIGGSIGALVWHIAKIIMPGYNIPVGVYVIIGMMAFFGGIGKVPIATILMVGEMTGEYQLFAPSLIATTISYLITGKNSIYISQIFSRIESPAHGGSKIGLLRTIYDRLKERDSYLLEKLKAKDLMVAPLAKVHCKDKVSKIVEILRKYPFRIYPVVDEKDRFMGFIRVEDIPLGEPRALEMEIMFLPMLRGFCVTEEETLETILEKMIENELDKVAVVDREYKLLGIITAKEILKNLTRYLVK, from the coding sequence ATGATAAAAGGAATGCATGCTATCGACGAAGAGCTGCGATATTTTGAAAAGTGGGTTGCTATTTCAATCATCATCGGTATAATTAGTGGTTTAGGAGCGGTAATATTCCATATCGCAATAGAATTATCTATTGAATTTTTTTTAGGCAATATTGCTGGTTACATTCCTCCCAGACCTGGCAGCGATAGTGTAACATTTGTTCTTCCACAGAATAACTTGCTATTAATTTTGCCGCCGGTAATCGGAGGACTTCTTAGCGGCTTCCTAGTTTTTAAATTTGCTCCAGAAGCGGAAGGACATGGTACAGACGCCGCTATAGAAGCTTTCCATTACAAAGAGGGAGCTGTTAGATCTAGAGTTCCATTAATAAAACTTATAGCTTCAGCCATCACAATTGGTTCGGGAGGAAGCGCTGGAAAAGAAGGCCCCGTGGCTCAGATTGGCAGCGGTTTCGGATCGCTTTTAGCTGAAAAGCTTAAGTTAAGCCCTAAAGATCGTAGAATAGCATTAGCTATAGGCGTTGGCTCTGGTATAGGAGCAATATTTAAGGCGCCTTTTGGAGGAGCTATATTTGCATCTGAAGTCCTTTATATTATGGATTTTGAGCCTGAAGTTATTCCTCCAGCATTTATCGCTTCTCTTATTAGCTACATAATAATGGGGCTATATTCCGGTTGGAGCCACGTATTCTGGGCCCCGAGTCTAACAAATATTGCTGGCGAAATTTACAATCTACCAACGCTTTTACTATTTGCTATCCTTGGTTTTATAAATGGGATAGTAGGAATAATTTACGTTAAGACGTTTTACGGGGTTAGAAGCTTATTTAGACGCTTGGAAGGAGTACCCGATATTTTAAAACCAGCTATAGGCGGTCTTTTTACAGGAATTATTGGAGTATTTTTCCCCTATATATTAGAGAGCAGCTATGGATGGCTACAAATGCTTATAAACGGAAATTTCGAATACATTCCAATATACGTGTTGATACTACTACCATTCTTGAAAATACTAGCTACTTCTCTCTCTATAAGCTCGGGCGGCAGCGGAGGAGTTTTCGCTCCTGCACTTGTAATAGGAGGTTCTATAGGAGCCCTCGTATGGCATATTGCAAAAATCATAATGCCAGGCTATAACATTCCAGTGGGAGTTTACGTAATAATTGGTATGATGGCATTCTTCGGAGGAATAGGCAAAGTTCCGATAGCTACAATACTCATGGTTGGAGAAATGACTGGAGAATACCAGCTTTTTGCGCCTTCTCTTATAGCTACAACAATCTCCTATCTCATAACCGGTAAAAATTCCATTTACATCAGCCAAATCTTCTCCCGAATCGAATCCCCAGCTCACGGTGGCTCAAAAATAGGCTTGCTACGGACCATCTATGATAGGTTAAAAGAGAGAGACTCATATCTGCTGGAGAAGTTAAAGGCTAAAGACTTGATGGTAGCGCCTTTAGCAAAAGTACATTGTAAAGATAAAGTTAGTAAAATCGTAGAGATTCTAAGAAAATATCCGTTTAGAATATATCCTGTTGTGGATGAAAAAGATAGATTCATGGGATTCATCAGAGTAGAGGATATACCTTTGGGAGAACCTAGGGCTTTAGAAATGGAGATAATGTTTCTACCTATGCTTCGAGGCTTTTGCGTCACCGAGGAGGAAACTCTTGAAACAATACTAGAAAAAATGATTGAAAACGAATTGGATAAAGTAGCCGTTGTAGATAGGGAGTATAAACTTTTAGGTATAATAACGGCAAAAGAAATACTTAAAAACTTAACAAGATACTTAGTTAAGTAA
- a CDS encoding NAD-dependent epimerase/dehydratase family protein — translation MKKVVVTGGAGFIGSYLVEALLARNYNVTILDNLSSGSLRNIEGVLGNPNLEIIKGDIRDKNAVSKALVNCDVVFHFAANPEVRLGIPTEHFENNILGTFTILEQMRKKDVGEIVFASSSTVYGDAKILPTPENYAPLKPISVYGASKLACEALISSYVHTYGFKSIVLRYANVVGPKSHRGVVYDFILKLKSNPRKLEILGDGTQTKSYIWIEDAIDATITAWQKTSGGFEAFNVGSEDAISVVEIADIVVSVLGLEDVKYAFTGGIEGRGWPGDVKYMHLDVSKLESLGWKPRYNSREAVRLAAKHLKSTLNS, via the coding sequence CGCTGGCTTTATAGGTAGCTATCTTGTAGAGGCTCTTTTAGCCAGAAATTATAACGTAACTATACTAGACAACTTATCATCTGGTTCTCTGAGGAATATAGAAGGCGTTCTCGGAAATCCAAATCTCGAAATTATTAAAGGAGATATTAGGGACAAAAACGCGGTGTCTAAAGCTCTGGTGAACTGTGACGTTGTTTTCCATTTCGCTGCCAATCCGGAAGTCAGGCTTGGAATTCCTACCGAACATTTTGAAAATAACATTTTGGGAACATTTACTATTTTAGAGCAGATGCGTAAAAAAGATGTTGGTGAAATAGTATTCGCCTCTTCATCAACTGTCTACGGAGATGCAAAAATACTTCCTACGCCCGAAAATTATGCTCCTTTAAAACCGATTTCCGTTTATGGAGCTTCAAAGCTTGCCTGCGAGGCTTTAATATCATCATACGTACATACCTATGGATTCAAAAGCATAGTTTTAAGATATGCTAACGTGGTAGGTCCTAAATCGCACAGGGGCGTTGTATACGATTTTATTTTAAAGCTTAAATCTAATCCTAGAAAACTGGAAATACTGGGGGATGGAACGCAAACCAAGTCTTATATATGGATCGAAGATGCTATCGACGCGACAATCACGGCATGGCAAAAAACCAGCGGTGGATTTGAAGCCTTTAATGTTGGAAGTGAAGACGCTATTAGCGTTGTTGAAATAGCGGATATTGTTGTTAGCGTGCTTGGACTAGAAGATGTCAAATACGCTTTTACCGGAGGAATCGAAGGCAGGGGATGGCCCGGTGACGTGAAATACATGCACTTAGACGTTTCAAAGCTCGAATCCCTAGGCTGGAAACCCCGCTACAATAGTCGTGAAGCTGTAAGGTTAGCAGCTAAACATCTAAAATCGACACTTAATAGTTAA